Proteins found in one Gammaproteobacteria bacterium genomic segment:
- the queD gene encoding 6-carboxytetrahydropterin synthase QueD produces the protein MAVKYTLKVVSDFASAHTLRDYPGACARMHGHNWKVEAEVEASQLNAVGMAIDFKAIRQQVRELTDRLDHRYLNEIEPFDQINPTAENIAAFIFNGLSTALNDDHVRVKAITLWETERACVRFTDSD, from the coding sequence ATGGCCGTAAAATACACACTCAAAGTGGTTAGCGATTTCGCCTCCGCCCACACCCTGCGCGATTATCCCGGCGCCTGCGCCCGCATGCATGGCCATAACTGGAAGGTCGAGGCCGAGGTCGAGGCCAGCCAACTGAATGCGGTAGGTATGGCGATCGATTTCAAGGCCATCCGCCAGCAGGTGCGGGAATTGACCGATCGGCTGGATCACCGTTATCTCAACGAGATCGAGCCCTTTGATCAGATCAATCCCACCGCGGAAAATATCGCGGCCTTTATTTTCAACGGGCTGTCGACGGCCCTCAACGACGACCATGTTCGCGTCAAGGCGATCACCCTGTGGGAAACGGAGCGTGCCTGTGTGCGCTTTACAGACAGTGACTAG
- the folE2 gene encoding GTP cyclohydrolase FolE2 has protein sequence MTTTTNTTDTIADVQNSQDTRQLAINKVGIKDIRHPVRIRDRTGGEQHTIANFNMYVNLPHNFKGTHMSRFVEILNQHEREISVQSFKHMLAEMTERLEAESGNIEMAFPYFVNKTAPVSGVQSLLDYDVTFIGASCKGKHETTLKVVVPVTSLCPCSKKISERGAHNQRSHVTVTIKTDEFVWIEDIIDVVEAMASCELYGLLKRPDEKYVTERAYDNPKFVEDMVRDVAAALNKDKRIRAYIVESENFESIHNHSAYALIKKNMD, from the coding sequence GTGACTACGACCACCAATACCACCGATACCATCGCCGACGTACAAAATTCGCAGGACACACGCCAACTGGCCATCAACAAGGTGGGCATCAAGGATATCCGCCACCCGGTACGGATTCGTGACCGCACCGGCGGCGAGCAGCACACCATCGCCAACTTCAACATGTATGTGAATCTGCCGCACAATTTCAAGGGCACCCACATGTCGCGTTTTGTGGAGATACTCAACCAGCACGAACGCGAGATCTCCGTGCAGTCTTTCAAGCACATGCTGGCGGAAATGACCGAGCGGCTGGAGGCCGAGTCAGGCAACATCGAAATGGCCTTCCCCTATTTCGTCAACAAGACCGCGCCCGTTTCCGGCGTGCAGAGCCTGCTGGATTACGACGTCACCTTTATTGGCGCCAGCTGCAAGGGTAAACACGAAACCACGCTCAAGGTGGTGGTGCCCGTGACCAGCCTCTGCCCCTGCTCCAAGAAAATCTCGGAGCGTGGCGCGCACAATCAGCGCTCACATGTCACCGTGACCATAAAGACTGATGAATTTGTCTGGATTGAAGACATCATTGATGTCGTCGAGGCGATGGCCTCTTGCGAACTGTACGGCCTGCTGAAACGCCCGGATGAAAAATATGTCACCGAACGCGCCTATGACAATCCCAAGTTCGTGGAAGATATGGTGCGCGATGTCGCCGCGGCCCTGAACAAGGACAAACGCATCCGGGCCTACATTGTGGAATCAGAAAACTTCGAATCCATCCACAACCATTCGGCCTATGCGTTGATCAAGAAAAACATGGACTAG
- a CDS encoding response regulator — protein sequence MAKIMVVDDEPSLRTMLSHMLAQDHHEVILGKDGEQGIKLYKENLPDLVISDLVMPNKNGIDMILELKKDYPDLRLIAISGGGGITGSFDYLPTAKLIGADLILNKPFSLQELRKALLEVLGEAA from the coding sequence ATGGCAAAGATTATGGTAGTGGATGATGAACCGTCACTGAGAACAATGCTCAGTCATATGCTGGCCCAGGATCATCATGAGGTCATTCTGGGTAAGGACGGCGAACAGGGCATCAAGTTGTATAAGGAAAATCTACCGGATCTGGTGATATCGGATCTGGTGATGCCCAACAAGAACGGCATCGACATGATTCTGGAACTGAAAAAGGATTATCCGGATTTACGTCTGATCGCTATTTCTGGTGGCGGCGGCATTACCGGATCATTTGACTATTTGCCGACGGCCAAGTTGATCGGCGCCGACCTTATTCTAAATAAGCCATTCAGTCTTCAGGAGCTGCGCAAGGCCTTGCTGGAGGTGTTGGGTGAGGCGGCCTGA
- a CDS encoding methyl-accepting chemotaxis protein — protein sequence MRNVEMLEGGSIARIYWPAALLPVALLSVWLWPILPVMLVSILVLSGAWVSSLQGVRRRQSQWLAAMAESDASQLQDEQQDHESSDAEIQQQLDLFRGELDQLLDILATAIGGLMTSFIGLEEQSRSQEQVVRGTLDCVTRDAAGGEGINNLTKEATTIIQLFIDSIFAMRESSNELVECLNGMGKQIKSVNKLLGEIDGISSQTNLLALNAAIEAARAGEAGRGFAVVADEVRALSQRSNHFSDKIREQYGLMEKSIQNAANVVGKMASRDMDMTMNSKNRVIELMDEADAINKNVEVQLHNVSMISERINQDVSTAVRSLQFEDMTRQLIEHMGRRIDAVQTLVAGDSAPSQSSVASHSDAGATVSSTRTTGSTASAGGQDKQAASTHRSSPVSQQDMASGDIELF from the coding sequence ATGAGAAACGTCGAAATGCTGGAGGGTGGATCGATAGCCAGGATCTATTGGCCGGCAGCCTTGCTGCCGGTGGCGCTGCTTAGCGTCTGGCTCTGGCCGATACTTCCCGTTATGTTGGTGTCGATCCTGGTGCTGAGCGGTGCCTGGGTCAGCAGCCTGCAGGGTGTTCGCCGCCGTCAATCGCAGTGGCTTGCTGCGATGGCCGAGAGCGACGCGAGCCAGCTCCAGGACGAACAGCAGGACCATGAAAGCAGCGATGCGGAGATACAGCAGCAACTCGACCTGTTCCGGGGCGAGCTGGATCAATTGTTGGATATATTGGCGACCGCCATTGGCGGTCTGATGACGAGTTTTATTGGCCTGGAGGAGCAGTCACGCAGTCAGGAGCAAGTGGTGCGGGGAACACTGGATTGCGTCACGCGGGATGCGGCGGGTGGTGAAGGCATCAATAACCTCACCAAGGAGGCCACCACGATTATTCAGTTGTTTATTGACAGCATTTTTGCCATGCGGGAGAGCAGCAATGAACTGGTCGAGTGCCTGAATGGAATGGGCAAGCAGATCAAGTCCGTCAATAAACTGTTGGGCGAGATAGATGGCATCAGTTCGCAAACCAATCTGCTGGCGCTCAATGCGGCTATTGAGGCGGCGCGGGCGGGAGAGGCGGGCCGTGGCTTTGCCGTTGTGGCCGATGAGGTGCGTGCACTCTCGCAACGCAGCAATCATTTCAGTGACAAAATCCGTGAGCAATATGGACTCATGGAGAAAAGCATACAGAATGCGGCGAACGTGGTCGGAAAAATGGCCTCGCGGGATATGGATATGACGATGAACTCCAAGAACCGGGTTATCGAACTGATGGATGAGGCCGATGCCATCAATAAAAATGTAGAAGTGCAATTACACAATGTTTCAATGATATCCGAGCGTATCAATCAGGATGTCTCCACGGCGGTACGCTCACTGCAGTTTGAAGATATGACGCGGCAGCTGATCGAGCACATGGGGCGACGTATCGATGCGGTGCAGACATTGGTGGCAGGGGACAGTGCGCCGTCGCAGTCGTCGGTTGCCAGCCATTCTGATGCAGGGGCGACCGTTTCGTCGACCCGCACAACCGGCTCGACGGCATCGGCCGGCGGGCAGGACAAACAAGCGGCAAGCACACACAGGTCATCGCCGGTTAGTCAGCAGGACATGGCGAGTGGCGATATTGAATTATTCTAG
- a CDS encoding TIGR02281 family clan AA aspartic protease, translated as MTAALASDPGDDSASDSVNDPADPSPQEDGRPPPRQAALQGVLGSKALLLVDGERHLLSVGEVSTSGVRVLRIEADAVEVSIDGQPRRLGLGDSHTVTGPYRERESVAVTISRDRRGMYSTVGSINGLPVSFLVDTGATTVAMNKQHAKRLAIDFRVKGNPILVGTASGVTRAYRVTLDRVSVGEITLRNVTAVVMDGDFPAQVLLGMTFLGQLEMQREGGVLHLKKTF; from the coding sequence ATGACGGCAGCGCTAGCCAGTGATCCAGGCGATGATTCGGCCAGTGATTCGGTCAATGACCCGGCTGACCCGTCACCTCAGGAGGATGGACGACCGCCGCCGCGGCAGGCGGCCCTGCAGGGCGTACTCGGCAGCAAGGCCCTGTTGTTGGTGGATGGCGAGCGTCATCTCCTGTCGGTGGGTGAGGTCTCGACATCCGGGGTGCGTGTGCTGCGGATTGAGGCGGATGCGGTGGAGGTCAGCATTGACGGGCAGCCTCGCCGCCTGGGCCTGGGGGACAGTCATACGGTAACCGGGCCATACCGGGAACGCGAGTCGGTGGCGGTGACCATTTCCCGCGACCGGCGCGGCATGTATAGCACGGTCGGCAGTATCAATGGCCTGCCGGTGAGTTTTCTGGTGGATACCGGGGCCACCACGGTGGCAATGAATAAACAACACGCCAAACGCCTGGCCATCGATTTTCGGGTGAAGGGCAATCCCATCCTTGTGGGGACCGCATCCGGCGTGACCCGGGCCTACCGGGTCACCCTGGACAGGGTGTCGGTAGGCGAGATCACGCTGCGCAATGTCACCGCCGTGGTCATGGATGGTGATTTTCCCGCCCAGGTGCTGCTGGGTATGACCTTCCTCGGGCAGCTGGAGATGCAGCGCGAGGGGGGTGTGCTGCACCTGAAAAAAACCTTTTGA
- a CDS encoding type 1 glutamine amidotransferase produces MKPVRIFRHIACEGPGYLATFLEKNNIPYELVRIDAGETPPPQIDDVSGLVFMGGPMSVNDDLGWIQQELALIQMAIDADLPVLGHCLGGQLISKALGGTVSANPVKEIGWLPVQKLPNRVADEWLPTPGIDRLAFHWHGETFSIPAGATAILESRHCAHQGFVVGNTLALQCHIEMTDGMVREWASLYKDELVTPSETVQSQAAMTEDLDDRIRQLQQTADALYGHWLRPVISSKGGK; encoded by the coding sequence ATGAAACCTGTCCGTATTTTTCGTCACATTGCCTGCGAAGGCCCAGGCTACCTGGCCACTTTTCTCGAAAAGAATAACATCCCCTACGAACTGGTGCGTATCGATGCCGGCGAAACACCGCCGCCACAAATCGATGATGTCAGTGGCCTGGTTTTTATGGGTGGGCCCATGAGCGTCAACGATGATCTTGGCTGGATTCAGCAGGAGCTTGCGCTCATACAAATGGCGATTGACGCCGACCTGCCGGTACTGGGGCACTGCCTTGGCGGGCAGCTGATCAGCAAGGCGCTGGGTGGAACGGTGAGCGCCAACCCGGTCAAGGAGATCGGCTGGCTGCCCGTCCAGAAACTACCCAACAGGGTGGCGGATGAGTGGCTGCCTACCCCCGGCATTGACCGTCTGGCCTTTCACTGGCACGGGGAAACCTTCTCCATCCCCGCCGGGGCGACGGCCATTCTCGAGAGTCGGCACTGCGCACATCAGGGTTTCGTGGTCGGCAACACGCTGGCCTTGCAATGCCATATCGAGATGACGGATGGGATGGTGCGGGAATGGGCCAGCCTTTACAAAGACGAGCTTGTCACCCCTTCCGAAACAGTACAGAGTCAGGCGGCCATGACCGAAGACCTGGACGACCGGATCCGGCAATTGCAGCAAACCGCAGATGCCTTATACGGGCACTGGCTGCGGCCTGTCATTAGTTCCAAGGGTGGGAAATAG
- a CDS encoding DUF1853 family protein has translation MVRITTVQTPALTISAFKQAAVRDLAWVMLSPGLMEASTGACHLVSDDWCQQTYAAHEHVLHRLDENPEPLHRYLAAQKSHRLGFYFERLLAYWLERILQADPFCMNVPVFQTLKVTGRKTLGEFDFLFAHQDRPLLQHWEATVKFYLYCESEAGEARWLGPASQDRLDLKLRRMFEHQLRLAETAEGSVVAERFSALAVNASAFIKGYLFYPLDRETEVHSKHTGASPHSAFAISPAHLRGWWLRHGETALPKRCADSRWWVLTKLSWLSTACCADEKSAGLLSDAEAEQYCAQHFLHHRSALLLAELRPGADGWLEVARGFVVAAGWPDAGRNAG, from the coding sequence ATGGTGAGAATCACAACAGTGCAGACACCGGCCCTTACAATATCGGCCTTTAAACAGGCAGCGGTGCGAGATCTTGCCTGGGTCATGCTGAGCCCCGGTCTGATGGAGGCGTCCACCGGTGCCTGCCATCTGGTCTCGGATGACTGGTGTCAGCAGACCTATGCTGCACATGAACACGTCCTGCATCGGCTGGATGAAAACCCCGAGCCCTTGCACCGCTATCTTGCCGCGCAAAAAAGCCACCGCCTGGGTTTCTATTTCGAGAGGCTGCTGGCCTATTGGCTTGAACGTATCCTGCAAGCAGATCCCTTTTGCATGAACGTCCCAGTCTTCCAGACACTGAAAGTTACCGGCCGCAAGACCCTGGGGGAATTTGACTTTTTATTTGCCCACCAGGATCGTCCCCTTCTTCAGCACTGGGAGGCCACGGTTAAATTTTACCTGTACTGTGAAAGTGAGGCCGGTGAGGCGCGCTGGCTGGGGCCGGCGAGCCAGGATCGACTGGATCTCAAACTGCGCCGCATGTTTGAGCATCAGTTACGGCTCGCAGAGACCGCAGAGGGTAGCGTCGTGGCCGAGCGCTTTTCGGCGCTAGCGGTCAATGCCTCCGCCTTCATCAAGGGTTATCTGTTTTACCCGCTGGACCGCGAGACCGAGGTGCACTCAAAACACACTGGCGCAAGCCCGCATTCGGCGTTCGCTATTTCACCGGCGCATCTGCGGGGCTGGTGGCTGCGCCATGGCGAGACCGCACTGCCGAAGCGATGTGCCGATTCTCGCTGGTGGGTTCTGACAAAGTTGAGCTGGCTCTCAACCGCCTGCTGCGCCGATGAGAAATCCGCCGGCCTGTTGAGCGATGCCGAGGCGGAGCAATATTGCGCGCAACATTTCCTGCATCACCGTTCTGCGCTGTTGCTGGCGGAGCTGCGGCCCGGCGCCGACGGTTGGCTGGAGGTGGCGCGCGGATTTGTGGTGGCGGCCGGCTGGCCGGATGCGGGTCGAAATGCGGGCTAG
- a CDS encoding DUF4147 domain-containing protein, with the protein MTSPRDHLLAVYRQALLAVRGEERTRQALLEMGLTAWPAAHPLAVVAIGKAAESMMRGALSVLGERMVAGLVITKQHDARGEALAHDKLVVMTAGHPLPDQHSLAAGGTLLAFMDDQPPQVQFVFLISGGASSLVEVLPEGVSLDQLQRVNHWLLSNGWGIAAMNRVRQRLSCIKGGRLARWLKGRKATCLLISDVPGDRPEMIGSGLLFADGDADPHDGDAYTDLPAWITALPPAPPAPRNGDACFDTLDAKIIACLDDATQAAADAAKALGYAVIRHRPMISGDTEMVGRHLAQQLCDTKPAFHIWGGETSLCLPPQPGRGGRNQHMALVVASALVGRSACYFLAAGTDGTDGPTQDAGALVDAQSIARARRSGLDPAQALREADAGNFLAASGDLIRTGPTGTNVMDLMLGLKLASPS; encoded by the coding sequence ATGACCTCACCACGAGATCATCTGCTGGCGGTTTACCGCCAGGCGCTTTTGGCCGTGCGGGGTGAGGAGCGGACACGTCAGGCCTTGTTGGAAATGGGCCTGACGGCATGGCCCGCCGCGCACCCGCTGGCGGTGGTCGCCATCGGCAAGGCGGCGGAGAGCATGATGCGGGGTGCCTTGTCGGTGCTGGGTGAGCGGATGGTTGCGGGCCTGGTGATTACCAAGCAGCATGATGCGCGTGGCGAGGCCCTCGCCCACGACAAGTTGGTGGTGATGACGGCGGGGCATCCGCTCCCTGATCAGCACAGTCTGGCGGCGGGCGGGACGTTACTGGCCTTCATGGACGATCAGCCGCCACAGGTGCAGTTCGTGTTCCTGATATCGGGGGGAGCCTCTTCCCTGGTGGAGGTGCTGCCTGAGGGCGTGTCACTCGATCAGCTGCAGCGGGTGAATCACTGGCTGCTGTCCAATGGCTGGGGCATTGCCGCCATGAACCGTGTTCGCCAGCGTCTGTCGTGTATCAAGGGGGGGCGTCTGGCCCGCTGGCTGAAAGGCCGCAAGGCGACCTGTCTGCTGATCTCCGATGTGCCGGGCGATCGCCCGGAGATGATCGGCTCCGGACTGCTGTTCGCCGATGGCGATGCGGATCCGCATGATGGTGATGCGTATACAGACCTGCCGGCATGGATAACGGCACTGCCGCCAGCGCCGCCCGCGCCACGGAATGGGGACGCCTGTTTTGATACGCTCGATGCGAAAATTATTGCCTGTCTGGATGACGCAACACAGGCGGCCGCCGATGCAGCGAAGGCATTGGGCTATGCGGTGATCCGGCATCGACCGATGATCAGCGGCGATACCGAGATGGTGGGGCGTCATCTGGCACAACAGTTGTGTGATACAAAGCCCGCGTTTCACATCTGGGGTGGAGAGACCAGTCTTTGCCTGCCCCCACAACCCGGGCGCGGGGGGCGCAATCAGCACATGGCCCTGGTTGTCGCGTCCGCCCTCGTGGGTCGGTCGGCGTGTTATTTTCTGGCGGCGGGCACCGATGGTACGGATGGGCCGACGCAGGATGCAGGCGCCCTGGTGGATGCGCAGAGCATCGCACGCGCTCGCCGGTCCGGGCTTGATCCGGCGCAGGCCCTGCGCGAGGCCGATGCGGGAAATTTTCTGGCGGCGAGTGGCGACCTGATTCGCACCGGACCCACGGGGACCAATGTGATGGATCTGATGCTGGGTCTGAAACTGGCGTCGCCTTCGTAA
- a CDS encoding adenylate/guanylate cyclase domain-containing protein — MDCKQCGFQNPGGMRFCGQCASPLQIACPRCRFDNPFDFEYCGQCAARLSPLSDYPAPAAAPGAIRESTTRLPRTEPASLKPKEAERRQLTVLFCDMVGSSSLSSRIDPEELRDIMRDYRITCSEIISRYDGHVAQYLGDGVLVYFGYPHAHEDDAQRATHAALEITKRIPQHTYPLQHRAEVQLAVRVGVHTGLVVVGGIGAGDKRSMALGETPNIAARIQDHAAENTVVVSENTRQLLGERFDYETQGEHRLKGFSQPLELFSITGVRVQKNRFSARQQHSQARLIGREQETDLLRERLAQARKGVGQIVLLNADPGLGKTRMVEAVCDWARDEPCIVLDCCGAPYYKNSFLYPVIDLLKRITGLCDIPDAHQQRARIEKIIASLGMETETVTPVLADLLSIPLSGTDTEPTDKSIFTPHQKKLQILDTLAALLKTLAQQRFVLLVVEDLHWVDPSTIELLSQLVNQPGLSNIFALFSFRNDFTSPWQARANLTQITLNRLTRKQSGSMIRQLCQGKTLPMEVFSEIINKTDGIPLFVEELTNTVLRSTLLVEKGEHFALTTGMERLGIPATLKDSLMSRLDHLGDDKELAQLGATLGREFSHQLLSAATMQDESELQSAINRLINAGLLSQRGQPPQVHYRFQHALLREAAYHSLLKKTRQQYHQRVSVLIKEKFPDIITGNPEIIAHHCTRAGNHSDALHHWLAAGRYAIQRSANIEAAAHLRNGLDVLKNIPPTSQTHLHELALQTSLGLAVMISKGYAAPEVEEAYARAHELCKSISDENTVFPVLCGLWEFYIVRADLDKASRLANELHKMAASSKLHCISQEAHRALGTTQFWKGEFSAALDNLQLPLGTETDNATFPSTLVSYSQDARVAAHASASCVLWLLGRPEQAIARGQHALHLAKGLAHPFSQAYALNFLGTLSQLCGDHSLTYQYADAQIALAETYGFPFWVATGKMLKSWAESPTQTPELTCETFQQALTDYENSGNRLARPYFQAILIGLLQNAGQVALAEHCVETALQETAHNGETFFDAELLRLKGELALTQNPPDISAAEGLFIQAYEYARQQAANALALRAMTSLTRLLCTGPTDNHRSMDFETSLENAGNQLAQLLASFSDNRRTADILVAEQLLASLQNEVATHPSTDFST; from the coding sequence ATGGACTGCAAGCAATGTGGATTTCAAAACCCCGGTGGCATGCGCTTCTGCGGGCAATGCGCCTCCCCCCTGCAGATCGCCTGTCCCCGGTGCCGGTTTGACAACCCCTTCGACTTTGAATACTGCGGACAGTGCGCCGCGCGTCTATCGCCATTATCCGACTATCCCGCACCGGCCGCGGCGCCCGGTGCGATCCGCGAATCCACTACCCGCCTTCCCCGCACCGAACCCGCCAGTCTAAAACCGAAGGAGGCAGAACGCCGCCAGCTCACCGTACTGTTTTGCGACATGGTGGGCTCCTCATCCCTGTCATCCCGCATCGATCCGGAAGAACTGCGCGACATCATGCGCGACTACCGCATTACCTGCAGCGAGATCATCAGTCGTTACGACGGCCACGTTGCCCAGTACCTGGGCGACGGCGTGCTGGTCTATTTTGGTTACCCTCACGCCCACGAAGACGACGCGCAGAGAGCGACCCACGCCGCACTGGAAATCACCAAACGCATCCCACAACACACGTATCCGCTACAGCATCGCGCCGAGGTACAACTCGCCGTACGCGTCGGCGTACACACCGGCCTGGTGGTGGTCGGCGGGATCGGTGCCGGCGACAAACGCTCGATGGCGCTGGGCGAGACACCCAACATCGCCGCCCGCATCCAGGACCACGCCGCAGAAAATACCGTGGTAGTGAGCGAAAACACGCGCCAGCTACTGGGTGAACGCTTTGATTATGAAACCCAGGGTGAGCATCGGCTGAAGGGATTCTCCCAGCCGCTGGAACTGTTCTCCATTACCGGCGTACGGGTACAGAAAAACCGATTCTCCGCCAGACAGCAGCACAGTCAGGCCAGACTCATCGGCCGTGAACAGGAAACGGACCTGTTGCGTGAGCGACTCGCCCAGGCACGCAAAGGCGTCGGCCAGATTGTGTTACTCAACGCCGATCCCGGCCTTGGAAAGACCCGCATGGTCGAGGCCGTGTGTGATTGGGCCAGGGATGAGCCCTGCATTGTTCTGGATTGCTGCGGCGCACCCTACTATAAAAATAGTTTTTTATACCCGGTAATCGACCTGCTAAAACGCATCACCGGCCTGTGCGACATACCCGATGCACACCAACAACGTGCGCGTATTGAAAAAATTATCGCCAGCCTGGGTATGGAGACAGAAACCGTTACGCCGGTCCTGGCGGATCTGCTTTCCATCCCCTTATCCGGCACGGACACCGAACCTACCGACAAGAGCATCTTCACACCGCACCAGAAAAAACTCCAAATCCTGGACACACTGGCGGCACTGTTAAAAACATTGGCACAACAGCGTTTCGTGTTGCTGGTCGTGGAAGACCTGCACTGGGTGGATCCCTCCACCATCGAATTACTTTCGCAACTCGTCAATCAACCGGGGCTGAGCAATATTTTCGCCCTGTTTAGCTTCCGCAATGACTTCACCTCCCCCTGGCAGGCCCGCGCCAACCTGACACAGATCACCCTGAACCGTCTCACCCGGAAACAGTCCGGCAGCATGATCCGGCAGCTATGCCAGGGCAAAACCCTGCCGATGGAGGTCTTTTCGGAAATCATCAACAAGACCGACGGCATACCCTTATTCGTCGAAGAGCTGACCAATACGGTATTACGCTCCACACTATTAGTCGAAAAAGGGGAGCATTTCGCACTCACCACCGGCATGGAAAGGCTAGGCATTCCGGCAACACTAAAAGACTCCCTTATGTCACGCCTGGATCACCTGGGTGATGACAAGGAGCTGGCACAGCTCGGCGCCACCCTGGGGCGCGAATTCAGTCACCAGCTATTGAGCGCGGCCACCATGCAGGACGAGAGCGAACTGCAATCCGCCATTAACCGGTTGATCAATGCCGGGCTATTATCCCAGCGTGGGCAACCGCCGCAGGTGCATTATCGATTCCAGCACGCCCTGTTGCGTGAAGCGGCCTACCACTCACTATTGAAAAAGACCCGCCAACAATATCACCAGCGGGTTTCTGTTCTGATCAAAGAAAAATTTCCAGACATCATCACCGGCAATCCCGAGATTATCGCCCATCACTGCACCAGGGCAGGCAACCATAGCGATGCCCTGCACCATTGGCTTGCGGCCGGTCGTTACGCCATACAGCGATCCGCCAATATTGAAGCTGCGGCGCATCTGCGCAATGGGCTTGATGTGCTCAAAAACATTCCCCCCACCTCCCAGACCCATTTACATGAACTCGCCCTGCAGACCTCGCTCGGTCTTGCGGTAATGATCAGCAAGGGTTACGCAGCGCCAGAGGTCGAAGAGGCCTACGCCCGGGCCCATGAGCTGTGCAAAAGCATTAGCGATGAAAATACGGTATTCCCGGTTTTATGCGGCCTGTGGGAGTTTTACATTGTCCGCGCAGATCTGGACAAGGCCTCCAGACTCGCCAACGAATTGCACAAGATGGCCGCATCGTCAAAGCTGCACTGTATTTCACAGGAGGCACATCGCGCACTGGGAACCACCCAGTTCTGGAAAGGTGAATTTTCCGCGGCATTAGACAATCTCCAGTTACCGTTAGGTACGGAGACAGACAACGCCACCTTCCCTTCGACGCTGGTATCCTACAGCCAGGATGCGCGTGTAGCTGCCCACGCCAGCGCCAGCTGCGTACTCTGGCTACTCGGCCGCCCCGAACAGGCCATCGCACGCGGTCAACATGCACTGCACCTCGCCAAGGGACTCGCCCACCCCTTTAGCCAGGCCTACGCCTTAAATTTCCTGGGAACACTGTCACAGCTTTGCGGCGATCATTCGCTGACCTATCAATACGCCGATGCACAGATTGCCCTGGCCGAAACCTACGGCTTCCCATTCTGGGTCGCGACAGGAAAAATGTTAAAGTCCTGGGCAGAGTCTCCAACACAGACGCCGGAGCTTACCTGTGAGACCTTTCAACAGGCACTTACCGATTACGAGAATTCAGGCAACCGTCTGGCACGTCCCTATTTCCAGGCGATCCTTATCGGCCTGTTGCAGAATGCCGGACAGGTTGCACTGGCCGAACATTGCGTCGAAACGGCGCTGCAGGAAACCGCACACAATGGCGAAACATTTTTTGACGCGGAGCTCTTACGCCTAAAGGGTGAACTGGCGCTGACACAGAATCCCCCGGACATCAGCGCCGCCGAAGGCCTCTTCATCCAGGCCTATGAATATGCCCGTCAGCAGGCAGCAAATGCCCTCGCACTGCGGGCAATGACCAGCCTGACACGGTTACTTTGCACCGGGCCAACAGACAACCATCGCAGCATGGATTTTGAAACCTCCCTGGAAAATGCCGGCAACCAGCTAGCACAGCTTCTCGCCTCGTTTTCGGATAACCGTCGCACGGCGGATATCCTGGTTGCCGAGCAATTACTGGCCTCCCTGCAAAACGAGGTTGCCACGCACCCTTCCACTGACTTTTCCACTTAA